AGCAGACTGATGACCTCGTTACCGGTCGGCGGGATGATCACCCGCATCGCCTGTGGCAACACGGTGCGCCGCATCGCCAGACCCCAGGACATCCCCAGCGCGGTCGATGCCTCCAGCTGGCCCTCGGGCACCGAGGTGATGCCCGCGCGGACGATCTCCGCCATATAGGCCGCCTCGTTGAGGGCGAGGCCGATCACGGCCAGCGCGAACGGGAACGACAGGTTCTGCAGGTCGATATGGAAGAAGGTCGGCCCGAAGGGCACCCCGAGCTGGATCTTCTGGTAGATCGTGGGCATCAGGCCCCAGAACGCCAGCTGCACGTACACCGGGGTGCCGCGGAAGACCCAGAGGAACACCCAGGCGACCGAACTGAGCACGGCGTTGTCGGACAACCGCATGATCGTCAGGATGACGCCGAGCACGATGCCGATGACCATCGAATAGACGGTCAGCTGCAAGGTGTTGGCGACACCCAGCAGGATCCGCTCGTTGAACAGGTATTTCGTGAACGTCGACCAGCCGTAGGCCGGGTTGGTGGCCGCACCGTAGAGGAAGAGGCCGACCACGACGATGATGACGGCCGCCGCCACCCACCGCCACGGATGACGCAGCGGTACTGCGTCGATCGCTTCGGGCGAGTTGGACGGTGGCGGCGAGCCGGCATCACTCATGTGTGTCGATATCCCTGTGTGTCGATATCGCTAGGAGACCGCGCCGTTGATGACCGGCTTGTCGATCATCCCCTCCTCAAGACCCCAGTTCGCGGCGATCTCCTTGTACTTGCCGTTCTCGATGAGGTGCTCCAGGGCCTGCAGCAGCGACTGCGCCAGCGGCGAACCCTTCTCCACCGGCCAGCCGTAGGGCGCCGAATCGAACGTCTCGCCGGCCTGCTCCAGCTTTCCGTTGGTCTGCTTGATGGCGTACAGCGTCACCGGCGAGTCCGCCGACATGGCGTCGGCCTGGCCGAGCACCACCGCGTTGGTGGCGGCGTCCTGGCTGTCGAACGGGATGATGTCGATGGCCGGCTTGCCCTCGTCGGTGCACTTCTTGCTGCGCGCGGGCAACTCGTCGGTCTCCTGGACGGTGGTCGCCTGGACGGCGACCTTCTTGCCGCAGGCATCCTCCGGATTGATCGAGCCACCGGCGGGCTGGGCCCACAGCGTGCCCGCCGAGAAGTAGGTGACGAAGTCGACCTGCTGCTCGCGCTCCTTGCTGTCGGTGAACGAGGACATGCCGACGTTGAACGTGCCGCCCTGGATCGACGGAATGATCTTCGCGAAGTCGGCCTCGCGGTATTCGGGCTCCAGCCCGAGCGTCCCGGCGACGGCGTTCATCAGGTCCACGTCGAACCCGACGATCTTGCCGGACTCGTCCTTGAACTCGTTCGGTGCGTAGGGGATGTTGACGCCGACGATCAGCTTCCCGGACGCCTTGATGGCCTCGGGGACGGTGTTGGCGATCGCCTCCACCTTCTCGGCCGGAGCGGCCGCCGTCGGGGACTCTTGCCCACCACTCGGTTCCGAGCTCGAACACCCCGACAGCGCCAGCGCGCCGGTCGCAGCGAACACGGCGGCGTAGCGCCAGAGCCTGGTCCGGCGCTCTTGGATTCCACCCAACACGGTGTGCCTCTACTTTCTGTTGCCGAGCCGTCACGGTCTGGTCCGTCGACAGCTCCAGCCGAAGACGTTAACGACCGATGATCCGGCGCGCAGCGCCGGTAACGGAACAGTAGTGGAGCCGTAACGTGCGAGTCGGCCGAACGCCGATCTGACTCGCGCGATGGCCGGGGCCGAACTGCCCGAGAAACGCCGACTACCTGGCGACAATGCCCGGCGGCACGGTCATCCCGTGTGCGACACTCACCACATGCAAACCCCTGCTCCCCCAAGCCTGTTGCAGCACCTGTGGAAGTCGACGCTGATCTCAGGTGTGTTGGCGGCCGCCCTCGGTATCGCGGTGGTGGCCTGGCCAGGGATCTCGGTCCTGATCGCCGCCATCTTCTTCGGCGCGTACCTGCTGGTGACCGGCATCGCGCAGGTCGTGTTCGCGTTCAGCCTCGACGTCTCGGCCGGTGGCCGGGTGCTGCTGTTCATCAGCGGTGCCGCCTCGGTGGTGCTCGCGGTGCTGGCGTTCCGCCAGCTGGGCAGCGCGGTGCTGCTGCTGGCCATCTGGATCGGTATCGGCTTCATCTTCCGCGGCGTGGCGACGGCGGTCTCGGCGATCAGCGATCCCACCCTGCCCGCACGCGGCTGGAACATCTTCCTCGGCGTCATCAGCCTGATCGCCGGCATCGTGGTGCTGGCCGC
The sequence above is drawn from the Mycolicibacterium neoaurum VKM Ac-1815D genome and encodes:
- a CDS encoding amino acid ABC transporter permease: MSDAGSPPPSNSPEAIDAVPLRHPWRWVAAAVIIVVVGLFLYGAATNPAYGWSTFTKYLFNERILLGVANTLQLTVYSMVIGIVLGVILTIMRLSDNAVLSSVAWVFLWVFRGTPVYVQLAFWGLMPTIYQKIQLGVPFGPTFFHIDLQNLSFPFALAVIGLALNEAAYMAEIVRAGITSVPEGQLEASTALGMSWGLAMRRTVLPQAMRVIIPPTGNEVISLLKTTSLVTAVPYAFDLYSIATREIAARIFEPVPLLLVAATWYLIITSVLMVGQFYLERYFSRGASRKLSPKQLEALAKAQMGTGA
- a CDS encoding HdeD family acid-resistance protein, with translation MQTPAPPSLLQHLWKSTLISGVLAAALGIAVVAWPGISVLIAAIFFGAYLLVTGIAQVVFAFSLDVSAGGRVLLFISGAASVVLAVLAFRQLGSAVLLLAIWIGIGFIFRGVATAVSAISDPTLPARGWNIFLGVISLIAGIVVLAAPFESIGTLALVTGIWLIVIGVMEVVTALGIRSAWNKRDSVHETPAAPAPATETVAAEPTAPAAPTDPPTS
- a CDS encoding ABC transporter substrate-binding protein → MLGGIQERRTRLWRYAAVFAATGALALSGCSSSEPSGGQESPTAAAPAEKVEAIANTVPEAIKASGKLIVGVNIPYAPNEFKDESGKIVGFDVDLMNAVAGTLGLEPEYREADFAKIIPSIQGGTFNVGMSSFTDSKEREQQVDFVTYFSAGTLWAQPAGGSINPEDACGKKVAVQATTVQETDELPARSKKCTDEGKPAIDIIPFDSQDAATNAVVLGQADAMSADSPVTLYAIKQTNGKLEQAGETFDSAPYGWPVEKGSPLAQSLLQALEHLIENGKYKEIAANWGLEEGMIDKPVINGAVS